A part of Onthophagus taurus isolate NC chromosome 7, IU_Otau_3.0, whole genome shotgun sequence genomic DNA contains:
- the LOC111424310 gene encoding probable chitinase 2 isoform X3 produces the protein MADEALQKSTSGNGLKNLNKKMETFKVLVLFSFWLCVCHAATGPTHGKVVVCYVGTWAVYRPGSGLFDVEHIDPTLCTHLIYSFAGLNIETDSIKSLDPYQDLTENYGKGGFNRFVRLKDRYPHLKVSIAIGGWTQGSTNYSIMASDPQRRSRFVRSVLEFIKKHNFDGLDLDWEFPGKRGGAPHDKANFLLLVKELRAAFTKNNYLLTAALGAGKDTIDIAYDVAGLSVYLDFIHMMCYDYHGDWDKKTGPNAPLKGQDALTIEYTINYMLQLGAEPSKLVLGLPLYGRTFTTKEENVFTKEKPRLGVESEAAGFPGPFTRENGFMGYNEICLELKNNSDFWTIHWDDVSRTPFAIGGDKVIVYDNPRSISEKVKFAMEKNLGGCMVWSMDTDDFRGDCSSMEGEMFENYPLLRTINKVIEISLEDIKRSKENEIPDDRKEKSSSSRTLGASLLTVGLTIINAVIFNKFMF, from the exons ATGGCGGACGAAGCGTTGCAGAAGTCTACCAGTGGTAACG gacttaaaaatcttaataaaaaaatggagACGTTTAAAGTTTTAGTACTCTTTTCTTTTTGGCTGTGCGTCTGTCATGCTGCTACAG GACCCACTCATGGTAAAGTCGTAGTTTGTTACGTCGGAACGTGGGCCGTTTATAGACCGGGATCAGGTTTATTCGACGTCGAACACATCGATCCCACATTATGCACTCATCTAATTTACTCATTTGCTGGATTAAACATAGAGACCGATAGCATTAAATCATTAG ATCCTTATCAAGATCTCACAGAAAATTATGGAAAAGGCGGATTCAATCGTTTCGTACGATTAAAAGATCGATATCCACATTTAAAAGTTTCAATCGCCATTGGAGGATGGACCCAAGGCTCAACAAATTACTCCATAATGGCTTCAGATCCACAAAGGAGAAGTAGATTCGTCCGAAGTGTCTTAGAATTTATCAA aaaaCATAATTTTGATGGATTAGATCTTGATTGGGAATTTCCAGGAAAACGCGGCGGGGCACCTCACGATAAAGCAAATTTTCTTCTACTCGTCAAAGAACTTCGAGCTGCTTTTACTAAAAACAATTATCTTTTAACAGCTGCTTTAGGAGCAGGGAAAGATACTATAGATATTGCTTATGACGTCGCTGGGCTTAGtgtttatttagattttatacACATGATGTGTTATGATTATCACGGTGATTGGGATAAAAAAACAGGGCCGAATGCTCCGTTAAAAGGACAAGATGCTTTAACaatt gAATACACCATCAATTATATGTTACAATTAGGAGCAGAACCCAGTAAATTAGTTTTGGGTTTACCACTTTATGGCCGAACTTTTACAACTAAGGAAGAAAACGTTTTCACTAAAGAAAAACCAAGACTAGGAGTTGAATCAGAAGCGGCTGGATTTCCGGGACCATTCACAAGGGAAAATGGTTTTATGGGATACAATGAA atttgcttagaattaaaaaataactcagATTTTTGGACAATACATTGGGATGATGTTTCAAGGACACCTTTTGCGATTGGCGGTGATAAAGTGATAGTTTATGATAATCCTAGATCGATTTcggaaaaagttaaatttgcgatggagaaaaatctTGGAGGTTGTATGGTTTGGTCAATGGATACTGATGATTTTAGGGGTGATTGTTCGTCCATGGAAGgtgaaatgtttgaaaattatccTTTATTAAGAACTATTAATAAAGTCATCGAAATATCACTTGAAGATATTAAAAGGAGCAAAGAAAACGAAATCCCCGACGATAGAAAAGAGAAAAGCTCTTCATCTAGAACTTTAGGGGCGTCTTTATTAACAGTTGGACTCACTATTATTAACGctgttatttttaacaaatttatgttttaa
- the LOC111424310 gene encoding probable chitinase 2 isoform X2 produces the protein MADEALQKSTSGNGPTHGKVVVCYVGTWAVYRPGSGLFDVEHIDPTLCTHLIYSFAGLNIETDSIKSLDPYQDLTENYGKGGFNRFVRLKDRYPHLKVSIAIGGWTQGSTNYSIMASDPQRRSRFVRSVLEFIKKHNFDGLDLDWEFPGKRGGAPHDKANFLLLVKELRAAFTKNNYLLTAALGAGKDTIDIAYDVAGLSVYLDFIHMMCYDYHGDWDKKTGPNAPLKGQDALTIEYTINYMLQLGAEPSKLVLGLPLYGRTFTTKEENVFTKEKPRLGVESEAAGFPGPFTRENGFMGYNEICLELKNNSDFWTIHWDDVSRTPFAIGGDKVIVYDNPRSISEKVKFAMEKNLGGCMVWSMDTDDFRGDCSSMEGEMFENYPLLRTINKVIEISLEDIKRSKENEIPDDRKEKSSSSRTLGASLLTVGLTIINAVIFNKFMF, from the exons ATGGCGGACGAAGCGTTGCAGAAGTCTACCAGTGGTAACG GACCCACTCATGGTAAAGTCGTAGTTTGTTACGTCGGAACGTGGGCCGTTTATAGACCGGGATCAGGTTTATTCGACGTCGAACACATCGATCCCACATTATGCACTCATCTAATTTACTCATTTGCTGGATTAAACATAGAGACCGATAGCATTAAATCATTAG ATCCTTATCAAGATCTCACAGAAAATTATGGAAAAGGCGGATTCAATCGTTTCGTACGATTAAAAGATCGATATCCACATTTAAAAGTTTCAATCGCCATTGGAGGATGGACCCAAGGCTCAACAAATTACTCCATAATGGCTTCAGATCCACAAAGGAGAAGTAGATTCGTCCGAAGTGTCTTAGAATTTATCAA aaaaCATAATTTTGATGGATTAGATCTTGATTGGGAATTTCCAGGAAAACGCGGCGGGGCACCTCACGATAAAGCAAATTTTCTTCTACTCGTCAAAGAACTTCGAGCTGCTTTTACTAAAAACAATTATCTTTTAACAGCTGCTTTAGGAGCAGGGAAAGATACTATAGATATTGCTTATGACGTCGCTGGGCTTAGtgtttatttagattttatacACATGATGTGTTATGATTATCACGGTGATTGGGATAAAAAAACAGGGCCGAATGCTCCGTTAAAAGGACAAGATGCTTTAACaatt gAATACACCATCAATTATATGTTACAATTAGGAGCAGAACCCAGTAAATTAGTTTTGGGTTTACCACTTTATGGCCGAACTTTTACAACTAAGGAAGAAAACGTTTTCACTAAAGAAAAACCAAGACTAGGAGTTGAATCAGAAGCGGCTGGATTTCCGGGACCATTCACAAGGGAAAATGGTTTTATGGGATACAATGAA atttgcttagaattaaaaaataactcagATTTTTGGACAATACATTGGGATGATGTTTCAAGGACACCTTTTGCGATTGGCGGTGATAAAGTGATAGTTTATGATAATCCTAGATCGATTTcggaaaaagttaaatttgcgatggagaaaaatctTGGAGGTTGTATGGTTTGGTCAATGGATACTGATGATTTTAGGGGTGATTGTTCGTCCATGGAAGgtgaaatgtttgaaaattatccTTTATTAAGAACTATTAATAAAGTCATCGAAATATCACTTGAAGATATTAAAAGGAGCAAAGAAAACGAAATCCCCGACGATAGAAAAGAGAAAAGCTCTTCATCTAGAACTTTAGGGGCGTCTTTATTAACAGTTGGACTCACTATTATTAACGctgttatttttaacaaatttatgttttaa
- the LOC111424310 gene encoding probable chitinase 2 isoform X1 has translation METFKVLVLFSFWLCVCHAATGPTHGKVVVCYVGTWAVYRPGSGLFDVEHIDPTLCTHLIYSFAGLNIETDSIKSLDPYQDLTENYGKGGFNRFVRLKDRYPHLKVSIAIGGWTQGSTNYSIMASDPQRRSRFVRSVLEFIKKHNFDGLDLDWEFPGKRGGAPHDKANFLLLVKELRAAFTKNNYLLTAALGAGKDTIDIAYDVAGLSVYLDFIHMMCYDYHGDWDKKTGPNAPLKGQDALTIEYTINYMLQLGAEPSKLVLGLPLYGRTFTTKEENVFTKEKPRLGVESEAAGFPGPFTRENGFMGYNEICLELKNNSDFWTIHWDDVSRTPFAIGGDKVIVYDNPRSISEKVKFAMEKNLGGCMVWSMDTDDFRGDCSSMEGEMFENYPLLRTINKVIEISLEDIKRSKENEIPDDRKEKSSSSRTLGASLLTVGLTIINAVIFNKFMF, from the exons atggagACGTTTAAAGTTTTAGTACTCTTTTCTTTTTGGCTGTGCGTCTGTCATGCTGCTACAG GACCCACTCATGGTAAAGTCGTAGTTTGTTACGTCGGAACGTGGGCCGTTTATAGACCGGGATCAGGTTTATTCGACGTCGAACACATCGATCCCACATTATGCACTCATCTAATTTACTCATTTGCTGGATTAAACATAGAGACCGATAGCATTAAATCATTAG ATCCTTATCAAGATCTCACAGAAAATTATGGAAAAGGCGGATTCAATCGTTTCGTACGATTAAAAGATCGATATCCACATTTAAAAGTTTCAATCGCCATTGGAGGATGGACCCAAGGCTCAACAAATTACTCCATAATGGCTTCAGATCCACAAAGGAGAAGTAGATTCGTCCGAAGTGTCTTAGAATTTATCAA aaaaCATAATTTTGATGGATTAGATCTTGATTGGGAATTTCCAGGAAAACGCGGCGGGGCACCTCACGATAAAGCAAATTTTCTTCTACTCGTCAAAGAACTTCGAGCTGCTTTTACTAAAAACAATTATCTTTTAACAGCTGCTTTAGGAGCAGGGAAAGATACTATAGATATTGCTTATGACGTCGCTGGGCTTAGtgtttatttagattttatacACATGATGTGTTATGATTATCACGGTGATTGGGATAAAAAAACAGGGCCGAATGCTCCGTTAAAAGGACAAGATGCTTTAACaatt gAATACACCATCAATTATATGTTACAATTAGGAGCAGAACCCAGTAAATTAGTTTTGGGTTTACCACTTTATGGCCGAACTTTTACAACTAAGGAAGAAAACGTTTTCACTAAAGAAAAACCAAGACTAGGAGTTGAATCAGAAGCGGCTGGATTTCCGGGACCATTCACAAGGGAAAATGGTTTTATGGGATACAATGAA atttgcttagaattaaaaaataactcagATTTTTGGACAATACATTGGGATGATGTTTCAAGGACACCTTTTGCGATTGGCGGTGATAAAGTGATAGTTTATGATAATCCTAGATCGATTTcggaaaaagttaaatttgcgatggagaaaaatctTGGAGGTTGTATGGTTTGGTCAATGGATACTGATGATTTTAGGGGTGATTGTTCGTCCATGGAAGgtgaaatgtttgaaaattatccTTTATTAAGAACTATTAATAAAGTCATCGAAATATCACTTGAAGATATTAAAAGGAGCAAAGAAAACGAAATCCCCGACGATAGAAAAGAGAAAAGCTCTTCATCTAGAACTTTAGGGGCGTCTTTATTAACAGTTGGACTCACTATTATTAACGctgttatttttaacaaatttatgttttaa
- the LOC111424445 gene encoding origin recognition complex subunit 4, whose product MNESNKNISITRSYLKSKILNDSTLVGYENETNQIQKLIERTIENGESNSVLLIGPRCSGKTTLLRNVLNNLNKKKLLRTNSVFVELHGLVHTDDRLALKEMTSQMDLDNAVDGKVFGSFAENLAFLLACLKSGNKETAKSVVIILEKFDLFCNHHNQTLLYNLFDVSQSAQTPLCIIGTTCRLDVIELLEKRVKSRFSHRQIFLSPGNDNNTLELKSLIERIGYFLTFSDDFKLNIPKKYRNEWNICVKEILDNKKFMQLIQRLIDVDCDERCLKNILLQIINSLSSKKSTLTIKDFEDKLAEFEKDEILEMLNDVTVLELCLLIAMKHHCDIYDNQLMNFEMIYTRYVKFVNANSNIQTVQRAVVMKAFEHIQNMELIVSVSQGTKLQKEYQMFKLLLSSQQILEFVKKSSASIPTEVVQWANSSIV is encoded by the exons atgaatgaatcaaataaaaatatatcaataaCACGTTcgtatttaaaatcgaaaattttaaacgattctACATTGGTTGGTTATGAAAACGAAACGaatcaaatacaaaaattaattgaaaggACCATAGAGAATGGTGAATCAAATTCGGTGTTGTTAATAGGGCCAAGATGTTCAGGAAAAACCACT ttattgagaaatgtattaaataatttaaataagaaaaaattgttacggACGAATTCAGTGTTTGTGGAACTTCACGGTTTAGTCCATACAGATGATCGCTTAGCTTTAAAAGAAATGACAAGTCAAATGGATTTGGATAATGCAGTTGATGgaaaagtttttggaagtttcgCTGAGAATTTAGCCTTTTTATTGGCTTGCTTAAAATCTGGGAACAAAGAAACAGCTAAAAGTGTCGttattattttggaaaaattcgaTTTGTTTTGTAATCACCACAATCAAACtttattgtataatttatttgatgtttCACAATCGGCACAAACACCTTTATGCATTATTg gtacAACTTGTCGATTAGATGTAATTGAATTATTAGAAAAGCGAGTAAAATCTCGGTTTTCTCAcagacaaatttttttatcacctGGAAATGATAATAACACATTGGAGCTAAAGAGTTTGATTGAAAGGattggttattttttaacttttagtgatgattttaaattaaatattccaaaaaagtaTAGAAATGAATGGAATATTTGTGTTAAAGAAATTcttgataataaaaagtttatgcAGCTGATTCAACGATTAATCGATGTTGATTGTGATGaaagatgtttaaaaaatattttg ttgCAGATAATCAACTCATTGTCTTCGAAAAAATCaacattaacaataaaagattttgaagataaattaGCAGAATTTGAAAAAGATGAAATACTCGAAATGTTAAATGACGTCACAGTTTTAGAACTTTGTTTATTAATCGCTATGAAACATCACTGTGATATATACGATAATCAATTGatgaattttgaaatgatttatacaAGATATGTTAAGTTTGTAAATGCTAATTCTAACATTCAAACCGTTCAAAGAGCTGTTGTTATGAAAGCTTTTGAACATATTCag aatatgGAGTTAATTGTATCTGTTTCTCAAGGAACTAAGCTTCAAAAGGAATATCAAatgtttaaattgttattatcgTCTCAACAAATTTtggaatttgttaaaaaatcatcaGCTAGTATTCCTACAGAAGTTGTACAATGGGCTAATAGCTCaatagtttaa
- the LOC111424429 gene encoding LOW QUALITY PROTEIN: ornithine decarboxylase antizyme 1 (The sequence of the model RefSeq protein was modified relative to this genomic sequence to represent the inferred CDS: deleted 1 base in 1 codon) produces the protein MKLNAVVFDEQNVPSSINNSYNYNETESFSLSSSKQQSTETLSPASLGTSMSPGAGPLWWSDAPGQPRGAPPPLRLTFRTPRQPWEGVLVGRTLYVALPPCMLPEGSREAFVALLEAAEEQLHCQHVVVVFNGDRQDRPVLVRTFMFLGFAVLAPTSPLVPAALANGNNVCMLYNIE, from the exons ATGAAACTTAACGCCGTTGTTTTCGATGAACAAAACGTTCCTTCATCGATCAACAATAgttataattataatgaaac agaGAGCTTTTCATTGAGTAGTAGTAAACAGCAATCCACGGAAACATTGAGCCCAGCCTCGCTGGGCACCTCTATGTCTCCGGGAGCAGGGCCTCTGTGGTGGTCC GATGCCCCTGGGCAACCCAGGGGCGCTCCGCCGCCGCTGCGGCTCACCTTCCGCACCCCACGACAACCATGGGAGGGTGTCCTCGTAGGAAGGACACTCTACGTCGCGCTGCCACCGTGCATGCTGCCTGAGGGATCGCGTGAAGCATTCGTAGCCTTGCTAGAAGCAGCCGAGGAACAACTTCATTGTCAACATGTCGTCGTCGTCTTCAACGGTGATAGACAAGATCGGCCCGTTTTGGTCCGTACATTCATGTTTCTCGGTTTTGCCGTTTTGGCACCAACTTCACCGTTGGTTCCTGCGGCTCTAGCTAACGGTAACAACGTTTGCATGCTCTATAACATCGAGTAG